The nucleotide sequence AGGCGCAGAGGCTGTTCTTCAAAACGCCATAGTCCCACTCACCAGGTCGTGTTTCGCCATTCCGGAAGGTGTATCTTCCGAAGCCCTGTCTCCTTCCCTCGTGCCATGAACCTTCGTAGCAGTGACCATTGGCGAAGTCGTACACCCCGAATCCATGGATTTTGTCTCCAAAGTATTCGCCGGCATACTTGTCACCATTCCTGCAACAGGAAAGGCCAGTCACCCAATTGTAGACAGAGAAATTGAATTCTCAATCGCTCTTCCATCATGCCAATTGAAGGAGTAAAAGAGAGCAAACAGATCTATAGTGGTTTGATGCATTATTCCATAACATATTCAACGAGATCAAaccaaatgaaaaatgaaatcgaCAAAGAAATTTGTGTCTGATGCATTAAGAACTCTATCATCAGGAACAGATGATGAGTTCAACCAGCTCCACGGAACATATGTGGTTCGATTCGTCAAGATGATACAACGAATTCGttgattcatggatcgattcaagaagTAGAACCGAGAAGGGAGAATAAGCGTCGTGACTAAATTGTTAACTAGACCAATTCGTCACCTGAAGCGATACAGGCCGAGGCCGTGCTTAACCCCGCACTTGAACTCGCCGGCGTAGCAACTACCGTCGGAGCAAGTCTGCACTCCGCACCCTTGGCTCTTTCCTCCGACCCACTCACCGGCATAGCTGTCGCCGTCGTAGAACCGGTACACCCCGAAGCCGTGCCGCATACCCTGACGGTACTGCCCGCGGTACCGACTCCCTCGGGCCCAGCTCTCGATCCCGTGCCCTTCGTACTTCCCGTCGATCCAACAGCCTTCGTACCGCCCCTTCTCGCAGAAGCAATACACGCCTCCCCCATGGCACCGCCCCCCGGACAACTCCCCTTCGTAGACATCCCCATTGCCGAACAGCAACACGCCCTCTCGCGCGACCTTTCCCCGCGTGTTCGGGAATCTCTCGGGGTCCTCTTCGACGGACCCGATGAACCATCGGACGGGGAGGCTTGCGCCGGCGGATCGGATACGGAGTAGGCGCGACCGAGCGAGGAGGACGGAGATCAGAGCAAGGGAAGCGGAGGCGGAGGCGAGGAGAAGACGGTGGTAGGAGGCTTCGGAGGCACGGTTGAGGTAGAGGAGGGAtgcagagaggaggaggaagacggCGAAGAAGGAATAATGGAGGAGAAGGGAGCGCCCTACTTCCATGGCGCCGATTAAAATGCtgcaagaaggaggaggagagagaGACGGGTGACGAAACACGAGTAAATATATAGGAACGAGATCATCGGACGGTTGGTGGGTGACGTGGCGATCGCCTCCGCATCTGGACCGCTCGATTGCAGGGCAGAGGGAGAGGGGAGGCGAGCGTACGGACGGATCATGGATCAGGGGTGCGAGGGTGTGTGGGGACAACGGGAGGAGTCCAACCTCGGCAAAACCCGATTACCCGAATCCGACAATAGAACTAACCTTACAAGACTGAAGGAAGGATAGCGACAGAGGATTGAGATGAAATCATGCATGAGCTGGCAAGGGAGCGGAATTGGATCAAATCCTAAACCATCAAACTCAAGTCCACGTCACTGCATTAAATTTAATTGGAGGGGAGGCATTAAAGTACGAGCATGGAAAACATGTAAGGGAGTATAATGTCTCCTTCCTTCGTAAGAAACATCAAACCCTCAATATGATAAGTTCTGAAACTTGATAGGTCTACAAGGTAAAATAATGaacttaaaataatatattgagtCTACCATGAGCCTTTATTGGATATTTAGAATGTCCCATGATAATAATATTATGATAGAATATTtagattattatttaaatatttatgatttaatttttagttatgacgtatttatagaaatttttcttggAGAGCATAATTAAAGGATGTTGGACTTTTGGATTGGCCACCGAGTGTACTTTTGGATTTATCTTGGTAGCTGGTGGAAAACTTCCATAGAGCCGAACCGATCATTTCCAAGATAGTTAATGAGGCTAACTAAAATTATCACAAAAGGAATCATTTTTCTTACCTGAATTAAAAGGAATTATTTTTCTTCATAGATACTCTTTGTCAATAAtcttcatcaattaatttttattatggaatgatttttttatatatgtattTGTGATATTTAGCTCTTTGCCCCcttgataaaatttttagatCTGCCCCTGCTTGCTCTCCATGTTATAAATATGCCACATGATTACCATGTTTGCTACGCCTTGGGAGTCTTTTGCTTTTTTACCGATCATTAAAGAAACGCTCCATTTTCGATTTTTATATCAAAATGATACATTACTCCTGTAAAATAATATAACTATCTTTCAGTATTGTTCATCTCCTACCTAAATCCTGAACTACAAAATTGTAGTTACTATACAATTATAGCAATTATgatttcgtagctgctacaactgagTTGTCACACAATTATAGTATCTACAGTTCCGTATCTGctataatatgaaaaaaaaattcaaaactaaaattgtttagaatttctgaaaaaaatttaaatgatattttttgagtCTAAAATTGGACTGTTATGAAATCTCGTAATCAATTGTAGATCTCTAAATGACcttcaatttaatatattgtaCATCATGTGATTCAACTCGAGTCAAAAGTAACAGTCTCTTATAAAGTTAATAATTACAAAACCTAAGCTGCTACAACTATATAACAACTATAATTTTATATTTGCTATAACTGAGCTGTCACACAGTTACAGCAACTAAGGTTTCATAACTATTACAACTGATTTACCACGCAAATTATAGCGATTACGATTTAGTAGTTGTTACAACATgaatattaaattctaaattttgatagatcataacttttgactcaagtTGAACAACATGACACACAATATTTCAAATCAAAGTTCATTCATAGATTTACAACTAATTATAGGGTGGGAAATGACACGATTTTAGAATAAAAAAACCTCGTCTAAATCCTTTTCAGTGGCTCTGAACAATTTTATTCTTAATGTTTCTTCCCATAATGTAGCAGCTACAAAactatagctgctacaatgtgctgATCAATTCAGGATTTGGGCAAGAGATATAGGtaggataataataaaaatagttcTAAAGGGAGAACAATTATGTCATTTTTTTAAGGAGGTGGGGTGCccgtttgattttaaaaaaaaatccaaataagaTGAAGTGctccattttcattttttttttataaaagggtGTCTTACTTCTATAAATTGCTATAACTATCTTCAAGTACTATCTATCTTTTGTCTAAATCCTAAATTGATTGAACATATTATAATAGTTACAAAATCATAAATGCTACGTAGTTATTGCAGCTACGATTTGTAGTTGCTGCAATTGAGCGACACATAGTTGTTTCAACTATGATTCCGTAGCTGTTAcaatatagaaaataatttatgacTAAAATTATCTAGAGCAtttgaaaaggatttaaatgatattttttaaacTTGAAATTAGGCTGTTATGGGTTCCACCCTGTGACCAATTGTATATCTCTAAACAAGTTTCGATTTAATATATTGTACATCATGTTgttcaaatcaaatcaaaagttatgaccactcaaaatttaagatttaacaTTCACATTATAATAGTTATGAAACTGTAACTGCTATAATTATGTAACAGCTATGGTTTCGTAGTTACTATAATGTGAATGTTAAATCCTAAACTTTGAAAGATTATAACTTTTATCTTGGATTGGAACCCGTAACAGTACaattttagaataaaaaaatatcgTTTAAATCTTTTTCGAAGGCTCCAAGTAATTTTAGTTTTACTTTTTTTTCCCTATATTATAGTGACTACAAAATCATAATTGCTATAATGCATTTGACTCGTTCAAAATTTAGATACTATAATTAGTACAACAAATccgatcaatttaaaatttagaccCAAGATATAGGCCAGAAAATCATTTTATACAATTCGGtaaaaataaaaaccttcttttgACTTTGCCCAAATAATTATAGTGCTGCAAAATGCGCATCACTGGCATTGCCTTGCTGCTGCTCTCTTACCGCTAATGAAGTATATTGTGGTTTTACTCGCCAAAGAATGTTTGGTAAACACAAACAAGTTCAAAAAATGTGGATTTTTTTAGATGATTTTAACTCACtgctattattattttttttttgttggataGGTAATATATGAACACAAACGTGCTCACTATATTCAAACTATGGCCTAATTCTAAATGTGAAATGTGGCATGCACCGTCTTTGCTGGAGCGAAGAATCGCAACAAAAATAACCAGGGCTGCACTAGAATGATTAATCTAATTCTCGCATCATCACCTccgtttttttattattaatttttaatccgAATAATACAACACTTGATCTCTAGCATTGAAATCTTCAACTTTGAAACAGACAATGGAACTACTTTGATAGACAAAAGGTCATATGTTCACCTGGAGTTCAGACTTTGCTCTTGACATAGTGGACCTGCATGAGGAAGGTAAGGAAGTCAAGAAACATTTCACCACTAAAAATTGACCTCAAGTAGTTAACGACTGTGCATCCCATGGGGACACTTTGATTAGATACTCTTGAATGATAGCACGGAACACTTTGATTAGATACTCTTGAATGATAGCACGACACCTCAAATGACAAGCACTAATGCCAACATCTTAACCTTTCAACTTCAAACAGCAAGTATACCCATTTATCACAACAATAATCAATGAATGACAAGAACTTCAAGCAACACAGTATAATCATTTACCATAAAACAACAAATAATGGCATGATCTTCTACAACAATCACCATCAAATAATGGCTATATGCTTCGAAAATAATGTTCATTAGACAACAATTGATACCTAGCGCCAAGTAAAAAAAACATTAGACAACAATTAAAATGTAATGGTGAACTTGTTCCAAATCAGCTTCTGGTTTAGGCTAATCAAACACAATCTATGTCAACTCACCTAAATCCATTGGCCATCATCAACCCAAATAAATTCATCATCGCCAGCATCCCTCAACTCCTCTCTTCAATGTAATTCAGTATGACAATAGAATGTTCAGCAATCAActaaaaatttaatcaaaatttaggTGGAAAGGAAACAATCAAACTTGTAAAGGTTACTTCAACTTCACCCAAGCCAGAAATCATTACCATGTTATCGCGACCTGTTTGTTTTCGGATTCTGATCATAATATTTTACATGAAATAGAATTCAGATAGAAAgagagccttggcgcaatggtaaagttgttgccatgtgatcaaaaggtcacgggttcaaatcttgaaaacagcctcttgcaaaaaacaaggtaaggttgcgtacaatggatccttcaccgggaccccgcatggcgagagtttcgtgcaccgggctgctcttttttttaaaaaaaatagatctcAGATAAAATGctcaataaaaaaaacaaaagaaggaaAGATTAGTTACACAGAAATTGCAATTATAAGTAAAAGAAATAAGTCTTAAATTTTATTCAACTATAGTGCTCCCACTTAACAGCAGCTAAAAATGAGTCTAGATTCAAAAAACAAAGAGATACTCATCAAAAAGGGCagataatatgaaaatatttactgTCATCGGACAACAGAGCTATTGCAAAACTGAGGCACCTCCACCAGCACAACTATAGCACTGTACCATTGGGGCACATTTCATGTGCATTCATGTTATGACTGGTGCAGCACTCTTGCAAGGAGCACAGCTAGAACCCGTATCATTCATCGACAGCGGGCTATCAAAATttgtaagtacttcaaatgctGGAAATTTGTGTAGTCTAAGAACTAGGGAAATACGTTCTTTAGCCTATTGACAGCATTTGTTGCTGTTTTGTTTGTTGGTTCCAGA is from Zingiber officinale cultivar Zhangliang chromosome 7B, Zo_v1.1, whole genome shotgun sequence and encodes:
- the LOC122006547 gene encoding MORN repeat-containing protein 3-like, giving the protein MEVGRSLLLHYSFFAVFLLLSASLLYLNRASEASYHRLLLASASASLALISVLLARSRLLRIRSAGASLPVRWFIGSVEEDPERFPNTRGKVAREGVLLFGNGDVYEGELSGGRCHGGGVYCFCEKGRYEGCWIDGKYEGHGIESWARGSRYRGQYRQGMRHGFGVYRFYDGDSYAGEWVGGKSQGCGVQTCSDGSCYAGEFKCGVKHGLGLYRFRNGDKYAGEYFGDKIHGFGVYDFANGHCYEGSWHEGRRQGFGRYTFRNGETRPGEWDYGVLKNSLCASDPAVWRAVEAARTAAEKATKVPQVEEQVRQAISAANKSATAARVAAVRAVQNQKEDKFCCIFV